The [Pseudomonas] carboxydohydrogena genome includes a window with the following:
- a CDS encoding universal stress protein: MIKDITLKLETNQSRDRSLNYALSIAKAFSAHVTAMASCDPISFSQYPIPSMPESMLSNIRAEKERESRAAIARFEEIAKSHGISYEHEIITHRLPESAQVFAVKARRSDLSVVQQTEHADDDNEIVIETALFDSGRPVLIVPYIQKEGLKLDHVVCCWDGSSTAARAVNDALPLLTRAKNIDILIIANEKTEDSRHQASGEGIVKHLTRHGLNTRLKMQHAPDISVANTILSYVGEYGSDLIVMGGYGHSRLREFILGGATRSILTSMTVPVFMSH, encoded by the coding sequence ATGATCAAGGATATCACCCTCAAGCTCGAAACCAACCAGAGCCGCGACCGCTCACTCAATTATGCACTCTCGATAGCCAAGGCTTTTAGCGCGCATGTCACCGCGATGGCCTCCTGCGATCCGATCAGCTTTTCGCAATATCCAATCCCGTCGATGCCGGAATCGATGCTCTCGAACATCCGCGCGGAGAAGGAGCGCGAGTCACGCGCAGCCATCGCGCGATTCGAGGAAATCGCGAAAAGCCATGGCATTTCCTACGAACACGAAATCATCACCCACCGCCTGCCCGAATCGGCACAGGTATTCGCGGTGAAAGCGCGCCGTTCCGATCTCAGCGTCGTTCAGCAGACGGAACACGCCGACGACGACAACGAGATTGTCATCGAGACCGCATTGTTCGATTCCGGCCGGCCCGTCCTGATCGTGCCTTACATTCAGAAAGAGGGCTTGAAACTCGACCATGTGGTATGTTGCTGGGACGGCAGTTCGACCGCCGCGCGCGCGGTCAACGACGCCCTGCCGCTTCTCACCCGGGCCAAAAATATCGACATCCTGATCATCGCCAACGAAAAGACGGAAGATTCCCGTCATCAGGCGAGCGGCGAAGGCATCGTGAAGCATCTCACCCGTCATGGGCTCAACACCCGGCTGAAGATGCAGCACGCCCCCGATATCAGCGTCGCCAATACGATCCTGTCCTACGTCGGCGAATACGGAAGCGATCTGATTGTCATGGGAGGTTACGGACATTCCCGACTGCGGGAATTCATCCTCGGCGGCGCGACGCGCAGCATTCTCACTTCGATGACGGTGCCCGTGTTCATGTCACACTGA
- the ybaL gene encoding YbaL family putative K(+) efflux transporter, whose protein sequence is MNHNTPLISTIVVGLVLAFVFGALVQRARISPLVGYLLAGVVMGPFTPGYVADQNIANELAEIGIILLMFGVGLHFSLKDLWSVRAIALPGAVAQITAATVMGWGLGWLLGWSSDKGIMFGIALSTASTVVLLRAMQERRLIDTERGRIAVGWLIVEDIACVLTLVMLPPLAGFMKGHAGGDMDIVSLIWPLALTLGKVGAFVVLMLVVGRRLIPALLHYVAHTGSRELFRLAVFAISLGVAFGAAILFDVSFALGAFFAGMILSESELSQRAASETLPLRDAFAVLFFVSVGMLFDPSIIVKEPLPLLATLFIILFGKSLAAYGIVRVFGYSRSTALTISASLAQIGEFSFILVGLGVSLSLMTERGRDLVLAGSIISIMLNPLWFAVLDRILAEKKDTPPLPPDEKPAAPRVELPVTRLSNHVVLVGYGRVGSVVGKALRAANTPFLVIEDNPGAIERLRQEGVEVISGNAAAPGMLQAANLDVAHGLLVAIPDAFEGGQIVAKARAISATLPIIARAHSEEEIAHLKHHGANSVIMGEHEIAKAMIAQIGVAEAPSLAS, encoded by the coding sequence ATGAATCATAACACTCCCCTGATCTCCACGATCGTCGTCGGCCTCGTGCTGGCTTTTGTGTTCGGTGCGCTGGTCCAGCGCGCCCGGATATCGCCGCTTGTGGGCTATCTGCTTGCGGGCGTGGTGATGGGGCCGTTCACGCCCGGTTATGTCGCGGACCAGAACATTGCCAACGAGCTCGCCGAAATCGGCATCATTCTCCTGATGTTCGGCGTCGGGTTGCATTTCTCCCTGAAGGATTTGTGGTCGGTGCGGGCCATCGCGTTGCCCGGTGCGGTGGCGCAAATTACCGCCGCCACCGTCATGGGCTGGGGTCTCGGCTGGCTTCTCGGCTGGAGCAGCGACAAGGGCATCATGTTCGGCATCGCGCTATCGACGGCTTCGACCGTCGTGTTGCTGCGCGCGATGCAGGAGCGGCGGCTGATCGATACCGAGCGTGGCCGCATCGCGGTGGGCTGGCTGATCGTCGAGGATATCGCCTGTGTTCTGACGCTGGTGATGTTGCCGCCGCTGGCTGGATTCATGAAGGGCCATGCGGGGGGCGATATGGACATCGTCTCGCTGATCTGGCCGCTTGCGCTGACGCTCGGCAAAGTCGGGGCCTTCGTGGTGCTGATGCTGGTGGTTGGCCGCCGCCTCATTCCTGCCCTTCTGCATTACGTCGCGCATACGGGTTCGCGCGAATTGTTTCGTCTCGCGGTGTTCGCGATTTCGCTAGGCGTCGCCTTCGGTGCGGCGATCCTGTTCGATGTGTCGTTCGCGCTGGGGGCTTTCTTCGCCGGCATGATCCTGAGCGAATCCGAACTCAGTCAGCGCGCCGCCAGCGAGACGCTGCCGCTGCGCGATGCGTTCGCGGTGCTGTTCTTCGTCTCCGTCGGCATGCTGTTCGATCCCTCGATCATCGTAAAGGAGCCGCTGCCGCTTCTGGCGACGCTGTTCATCATCCTGTTCGGCAAATCGCTCGCGGCTTACGGAATCGTGCGTGTGTTCGGCTATTCCAGATCGACGGCGCTGACGATCTCGGCAAGTCTCGCCCAGATCGGTGAATTCTCGTTCATTCTTGTCGGTCTCGGCGTCAGCCTGTCGCTGATGACCGAGCGCGGGCGCGATCTCGTGCTTGCCGGTTCGATCATCAGCATCATGCTCAACCCGTTGTGGTTCGCGGTGCTCGATCGCATTCTGGCGGAGAAAAAGGATACGCCGCCATTGCCGCCCGACGAGAAACCCGCAGCACCGCGCGTCGAACTGCCGGTTACCAGGCTCTCGAACCATGTCGTTCTGGTGGGTTACGGCCGTGTCGGGAGCGTCGTCGGCAAGGCGTTGCGTGCGGCGAATACGCCCTTCCTGGTGATCGAGGACAATCCCGGCGCGATCGAGCGATTGCGGCAGGAGGGCGTCGAGGTCATCAGCGGCAACGCCGCCGCGCCGGGCATGCTACAGGCGGCCAATCTCGATGTCGCGCACGGCCTGCTTGTCGCCATCCCGGATGCGTTCGAGGGAGGCCAGATCGTCGCCAAGGCGCGAGCGATCAGTGCGACGCTGCCGATCATCGCGCGGGCGCATTCGGAGGAGGAGATCGCGCATCTCAAGCACCACGGCGCGAATTCGGTCATCATGGGCGAGCACGAGATCGCCAAGGCGATGATCGCGCAGATCGGCGTGGCGGAGGCGCCATCGCTGGCGTCCTGA
- a CDS encoding DMT family transporter, with the protein MHKEASTQQARLGGLLFLACTAVGWGLNWPAMKIILRDWPPLFARGLSGIVATIILFAIAAASHERSAVPRKAWGPLLLASFTNVFAWMGFTTISMTTLSISEAALLVYTMPIWATLLAWPVLGARPKPRDVAGLILGFVGLFILFSDHPLGLASDKIVGIVLALGAAILFALGSLLNARFVPIAPISFVAWQVGLGSLPMVALGLAFEHPDMGALKIDSGLMLAYMTLVPMGTCYLTWFATIRRLPATTAAVGMLSVPVIGILAGALFLGDGIGWREICAIVLTLAGVTLALSKPKPVIEQGV; encoded by the coding sequence ATGCACAAAGAGGCATCCACCCAGCAGGCCCGATTGGGCGGACTTCTTTTTCTCGCATGCACGGCGGTCGGCTGGGGGCTGAACTGGCCGGCCATGAAAATCATTTTGCGCGATTGGCCGCCTTTATTTGCGCGCGGCCTTTCCGGCATCGTCGCGACAATCATCCTGTTTGCGATTGCGGCGGCGAGCCATGAGCGCTCCGCGGTGCCGCGAAAGGCGTGGGGACCGCTGCTCCTTGCTTCATTCACCAATGTCTTTGCCTGGATGGGTTTTACCACCATCTCGATGACGACGCTGTCGATCAGCGAGGCTGCGCTGCTCGTTTATACAATGCCGATCTGGGCCACGCTTCTTGCGTGGCCTGTTCTCGGCGCGCGCCCGAAACCGCGCGACGTGGCAGGGCTGATTTTGGGATTCGTTGGACTCTTCATTCTCTTTTCGGACCATCCGCTTGGGCTTGCATCCGATAAGATCGTCGGCATCGTTCTGGCGCTCGGCGCCGCCATTCTGTTTGCGCTCGGCAGTCTTCTGAATGCCCGGTTCGTGCCGATCGCGCCGATTTCATTTGTGGCATGGCAGGTGGGATTAGGGTCGCTCCCGATGGTTGCGCTGGGCCTCGCCTTCGAACATCCGGACATGGGAGCGCTTAAAATCGACAGTGGTCTCATGCTGGCCTACATGACGCTTGTGCCGATGGGGACCTGTTATCTGACGTGGTTCGCGACCATTCGCCGTCTTCCCGCGACGACGGCGGCGGTGGGGATGCTGTCCGTGCCTGTGATCGGCATTCTCGCGGGGGCGCTGTTTCTGGGTGACGGCATCGGCTGGCGCGAAATATGCGCGATTGTCCTGACGCTGGCCGGGGTCACGCTGGCGCTTTCAAAGCCGAAGCCGGTGATCGAGCAAGGCGTCTGA